The following proteins come from a genomic window of Sorghum bicolor cultivar BTx623 chromosome 3, Sorghum_bicolor_NCBIv3, whole genome shotgun sequence:
- the LOC8085818 gene encoding bifunctional phosphatase IMPL2, chloroplastic produces MLSSSSTTAHSATSPLPGPASTNPNPRSRLLRLHAASRVPSAALNARGRPPMCSVSASSAAGAGGWGAAAVGELATERLVEVAQRAADAAGEVLRKYFRQRVEIIDKEDNSPVTIADREAEEAMVSVILKSFPTHAIFGEENGWRCAESSADYVWVLDPIDGTKSFITGKPLFGTLIALLHNGKPVIGVIDQPILRERWIGVDGKQTTLNGQEISVRSCNLLAQAYLYTTSPHLFEGDAEDAFIRVRNKVKVPLYGCDCYAYALLASGFVDIVVESGLKPYDFLSLVPVIEGAGGSITDWRGDNLHWPVTAESRPTSFNVVAAGDARVHKQALDTLQWC; encoded by the exons atgctctcctcctcctccaccaccgctCACTCGGCCACCTCGCCCCTCCCCGGCCCCGCCTCCACAAACCCTAACCCCCGCTCCCGCCTCCTCCGCCTCCACGCCGCATCGCGCGTGCCGTCCGCGGCCTTAAACGCGCGCGGGCGCCCGCCGATGTGTTCGGTCAGCGCTTCGTCCGCCGCTGGGGCGGGCGGCTGGGGAGCGGCGGCAGTGGGGGAGTTGGCGACGGAACGGCTGGTTGAGGTGGCGCAGCGGGCGGCAGACGCGGCCGGGGAGGTGCTCAGGAAGTACTTCCGCCAGCGGGTTGAGATCATCGACAAGGAGGACAACA GTCCTGTTACGATTGCAGATAGAGAAGCAGAAGAAGCAATGGTGTCAGTTATACTGAAGAGCTTCCCTACTCATGCCAT TTTTGGTGAGGAGAATGGTTGGAGATGTGCAGAGAGTTCTGCAGATTATGTTTGGGTTTTGGACCCAATAGATGGAACGAAAAGTTTCATAACTG GCAAGCCTCTTTTTGGTACACTTATAGCACTTCTGCACAATGGGAAGCCG GTTATTGGTGTCATTGACCAACCAATCTTGCGAGAAAGATGGATTGGGGTGGATGGGAAACAAACAACTTTGAACGGACAAGAAATATCCGTTCGCTCTTGTAATTTACTTGCACAAGCTTACTT ATATACAACAAGCCCACATCTCTTTGAAGGAGATGCTGAAGATGCATTTATTCGTGTAAGGAATAAG GTGAAAGTCCCACTTTATGGCTGTGATTGTTATGCTTATGCTCTTCTGGCTTCTGGTTTTGTGGATATTGTTGTTGAATCCGGTTTGAAG CCATATGATTTCCTCTCCCTGGTACCTGTCATTGAAGGAGCTGGAGGGTCAATAACTGATTGGAGAGGGGACAATCTCCATTGGCCTGTTACTGCAGAATCACGGCCCACAA GTTTCAACGTGGTAGCAGCTGGGGATGCCCGTGTCCACAAACAGGCCCTTGATACGCTGCAGTGGTGCTAG
- the LOC8074497 gene encoding uncharacterized protein LOC8074497 produces the protein MAQGPSTTGEHHAGAAARSSLPLASLTQGPWCPRPLPWRRRTSSFTARAALPSSPLAWGAGDPFRGFAWTTAASSTRHGQADVRALGAQWPRYDDDGDGNEMGMEFGGQFLCLPCTTHSATNWSARLAAVGTEIAAHRLWCLATAAAELHGAAHGSLGTSRVPILVSACTHAGSVYSTSLTTRNKAPESVLLAKEKFDPYRVKARLLPELPPSAGRRALDETLPASSSPPPAVARLHLAILLSSFRHLCLDDWQGAEARRNHKLGAIAATTGLSSLHEACKTPIDFSNLPTLLYKDASLNFPHVPSCEGPIDQISRLLTCRWQHSDVPSLWPFDKLGLLIGKLQLRILIQQSRRCVPVVRSKRLRQPTNQWAVCFSGWNSWHKLAAKKLLQGGSPEHCTHQLQRAEPRQWVLNLSTELSC, from the exons ATGGCGCAGGGCCCCTCCACCACCGGCGAGCATCACGCAGGGGCGGCGGCGCGGTCCTCTTTGCCACTAGCAAGCCTCACGCAGGGGCCATGGTGCCCCCGTCCTCTGCCGTGGCGCCGCCGTACGTCTAGCTTCACGGCGAGGGCAGCACTG CCATCGTCCCCTTTGGCTTGGGGTGCCGGTGATCCCTTCCGCGGCTTCGCTTGGACTACCGCCGCCAGCAGCACGCGGCACGGGCAGGCAGATGTCCGAGCCCTTGGCGCTCAGTGGCCTAGGTACGACGACGATGGCGACGGCAATGAGATGGGGATGGAATTTGGCGGGCAATTTCTATGTCTCCCATGCACAACTCATAGTGCGACGAACTGGTCCGCGCGTCTCGCGGCGGTCGGGACGGAGATTGCCGCGCACAGGCTGTGGTGTCTCGCTACGGCCGCGGCGGAACTCCATGGTGCAGCTCACGGCAGCCTAGGCACCTCCCGCGTACCAATACTAGTTTCCGCGTGCACCCACGCGGGATCCGT ATATAGTACCTCACTCACCACTAGAAATAAGGCCCCAGAATCGGTACTACTAGCAAAAGAAAAGTTCGATCCCTACCGCGTCAAG GCTCGGCTCCTCCCAGAGCTGCCTCCTTCCGCCGGTAGGCGTGCGCTCGACGAAACCCTACCTGCATCTTCCTCGCCGCCACCGGCGGTGGCTCGGCTGCATCTGGCG ATTTTACTTAGTTCTTTCCGCCATCTTTGCTTGGATGATTGGCAAGGTGCTGAGGCTCGACGAAATCATAAGCTAGGTGCAATCGCAGCAACAACAGGCCTGAG CTCTCTTCATGAAGCTTGCAAGACCCCAATTGACTTCAGCAACCTGCCTACCCTCCTATATAAAGATGCGAGTTTAAACTTTCCCCATGTTCCATCCTGTGAAGGACCAATCGACCAAATTAGTAGATTACTTACATGTCGCTGGCAACATTCAGATGTTCCAAGCCTATGGCCCTTTGACAAGCTCGGTCTTCTCATTGGAAAGCTCCAGCTTAGGATTTTGATTCAGCAATCAAGGAGATGTGTTCCAGTCGTCCGTTCCAAACGTCTTCGacaaccaaccaaccaatggGCAGTATGCTTTTCAGGATGGAACAGCTGGCACAAACTTGCAG CAAAGAAGCTACTACAAGGAGGATCTCCAGAGCATTGTACACATCAACTACAAAGAGCAGAGCCACGACAATGGGTTCTCAATTTGAGCACAGAGCTTTCATG TTAG
- the LOC8085819 gene encoding LOW QUALITY PROTEIN: spermidine hydroxycinnamoyl transferase (The sequence of the model RefSeq protein was modified relative to this genomic sequence to represent the inferred CDS: inserted 4 bases in 3 codons; deleted 5 bases in 5 codons) — protein sequence MASVHGCKDLHVRVVSRRLVMASDTSIEPHVVAVSNLDLLPQTIRVAMFCLYPKPPATAMSFDAVVATFEEAGLPSLLNHYFLLAGRISTNPSSGFPEVHCSNQGAELVVGEAAAGVALASLNYAETSASLRRIQLPYGDDVALSVQVVSFSCGGFTVAWSTNHLLVDGRALSSLVGAWSELALSGXVSTVSRRPNLDRSVFRPRPTPPYAAAAALNEAFTPVSVDARSQVNVLTFQQSFVERMYHVDAXVRHRLAARGGEPKRPARDSRPVQAVSAYLWKALAGVVGAAXRTRCRMGWWVDGRPRLTSPPRGLRTRTAMRNCVGNVTTFVLREERVDDVRRAALSNVAATVSEAITAPAYNEHFQELVDWVEEHKTERVVEAACIGLGSPTMTVTSFATDTDFGFGAAAMALPTSASTARLCCGFMQSIAARPGEDSSWIASAFLWPQLAAVLESDEPRVFRPVTAEYLGLSATQFLHSRI from the exons ATGGCTAGCGTCCATGGCTGCAAGGACTTGCATGTCCGAGTCGTGAGCCGCCGTCTCGTGATGGCCTCCGACACCTCCATCGAGCCGCATGTCGTCGCCGTCTCCAATCTCGATCTCCTCCCGCAAACCATCCGGGTCGCCATGTTCTGCCTCTACCCCAAGCCTCCGGCCACGGCCATGTCCTTCGACGCCGTCGTGGCCACCTTCGAG GAGGCTGGCTTGCCTTCCTTGCTGAACCACTACTTCCTGCTCGCCGGCCGCATCTCGACCAACCCGAGCTCCGGCTTCCCCGAGGTCCACTGCAGCAACCAAGGCGCGGAGCTCGTGGTCGGGGAAGCCGCCGCCGGCGTGGCGCTGGCGAGCCTGAACTATGCTGAGACGAGCGCGTCCTTGAGGAGGATCCAGCTGCCGTACGGCGACGACGTGGCGCTGTCTGTTCAGGTGGTGTCCTTCTCGTGCGGCGGCTTCACCGTGGCGTGGTCCACGAACCACCTGCTCGTCGACGGGCGAGCGCTCAGCTCGCTCGTCGGCGCGTGGTCAGAGCTCGCCTTGTCGG AAGTCTCCACGGTGTCCCGCCGGCCGAACCTCGACCGCTCCGTGTTCCGGCCTCGCCCGACGCCGCCgtatgccgccgccgccgcgctcaaCGAGGCGTTCACGCCGGTG TCGGTGGACGCCAGGAGCCAGGTCAACGTCCTGACATTTCAGCAGAGCTTCGTCGAGCGCATGTACCACGTCGACGC CGTCCGACATCGTCTGGCTGCGCGAGGAGGCGAGCCGAAACGGCCGGCGCGCGACTCGCGTCCCGTCCAGGCGGTGTCGGCCTACCTCTGGAAGGCCCTCGCCGGCGTGGTGGGCGCGG GACGCACACGCTGCCGGATGGGGTGGTGGGTGGACGGGCGCCCGCGGCTCACATCGCCGCCGCGGGGGCTCCGCACCCGCACCGCGATGCGCAACTGCGTCGGCAACGTTACCACCTTCGTGCTCCGGGAGGAGCGCGTGGACGACGTC CGTCGGGCGGCGCTGTCGAACGTGGCCGCCACGGTGAGCGAGGCGATCACGGCGCCGGCGTACAACGAGCACTTCCAGGAGCTGGTGGACTGGGTGGAGGAGCACAAGACCGAGCGGGTA GTTGAGGCCGCGTGCATCGGGCTGGGCAGCCCCACGATGACCGTGACCTCGTTCGCCACCGACACGGACTTCGGCTTCGGCGCCGCCGCTATGGCGCTGCCAACAAGCGCGTCGACGGCGAGGTTGTGCTGTGGGTTCATGCAG TCGATCGCCGCACGGCCCGGGGAAGATAGCTCGTGGATTGCCAGCGCCTTCTTGTGGCCGCAGCTTGCGGCGGTGCTCGAGTCCGACGAGCCGCGCGTCTTCAGGCCCGTCACCGCGGAGTACCTGGGCCTGTCTGCCACACAGTTCCTGCACAGCCGCATCTGA